aaaaaaaatttcgaatGAGATGCTGCAACACCACCCAAGCCATAATCTACCAGCCcaaaaacctaaaaaaaaaaaacacacacacacacacacgatATGCTCCCTCTTTGCCATCAAGCATGTCTGCCCAAATCCTTTGCTACTTTGGTTTCCTCAACCAATATACCTCAATCCCTCCCCTCTCTCAAATAACATCTGAAAAGTAATGGAGTCAGCTCCAGTCCCAAAGGGGTATACTTCTTTCTTTAGTTATTCATGGTGGAAATATGCTGCTAATCAATGTCCACAATAGTTATAGACGACAGACAACCAAGCTATGCTGGTTTCAGCAATTTGATACAGACGTCcaaaaaataaaaccaaaaagtaTTAACATGGATATAATAATTGCAAACTCCAAATAACTAAAATGTCAGCGTTTAGCCAAATGTATGATCCCACACTTggattcaatatatatatatataaatatttatttatttattaggtCGCTtggtttcaatttcttcaagCTTATATGATCATACACTTTGTTTGAGTTTCTTTAAGCTCTATCTGACTTTGTTATACGGTTAAAGGCTTAATGCTTTGTCAGGAGCCTTAAGTTTGCCTGTTTAGGTACGTGGTTATTGGAACTTTAGTTACTGTAGCCTAAATTCCTTTTAGTAAAGATTAAATTAATGGTGGGATCGTAgtagaagtaaaaaaaaaaaaaaaaaaaaaaaagtcgctGGACCAGGAGTATATTTTGTGGTAAGCACTTTTTGATATGTTTGTGTATCATAAAGTATCATCAAATGTGGAAATCTTAATTACTCATATTCTGAGACCGaacaaacaaaaaagataaTCTGAATCAGAAACTTGTGCTTGTGATTCGTGAACATCCGTCATCTTACTCTATTATTTTGGTCTCTAGCGGTTGTATTACTCTTTGGTTTTGATTTTATCTGGTTGTACTTTTGTTCAAGCAGTGACTTGTTGAAACTGGCCAAtgaattgggaaaaaaaaaaaaatcaaaagcgaagcggttTGTTCAATTTTCGTGTGTTTTCTTTACATTAAATTTATTGACATATTAACATTATATGGTTTCTTGTGGATTAAGTTCCTAACGGGAGATTCTGCCCGCTATGGAAACTTTTATATTGTACCGAATTTGAAAGACCTATTTGGCATATTCTCGATCAAACCTCATTTGTCGAATCCATTTCCAGTTTGAGTTTATCCCCTATAAATTCACCTGAAATAGACTAGTTTCATGCATACAAAAATTAGTTTCTACTGCTCATCAACAACAGTGGATACTAGATGGAGAAGGCTTCAATCAAGCCCGCTCTCTTATTTGCTCTCTTCATTCTTCCAATTTGTGAGTTTCTCTAGGATTCTTACCTCAGAACTTGAAGTCACGGGTTAAAAATCCACACTTTTATTTCCCCTACTAAAACATTGTTCCTTTTccatttaaagaaaaaagtacagGTAAAAAGACCCTTTTTCATCTAACAAAACCTTTTTTCCCCTAATGTGATTTAATTGTAGTATTATCTTTTCCAGTGATGAAAGCCATGGAAGTGAAAGTCACTGGCAACAAGCATCTCAAGAAAACTTCAGCAGGATTGTGCAATTCCTTGTGGCTCTGATGCGGATTGCACATGCATAGGTTTTAGTTGTGCTCTGACTCCCATAGAGGGATGTGACGATAATGGTAATTGTATTCAAGTTAGTCGTTGCCTGGACGAAATTCAAGCATTGTGGCAAACAATAAGAGGCGTGTAATACAATTATTTTAAAGGTTTTGTCTACTGGTTATTGGTTTCTTTGGTAGTAAGAGTTTGTTTGTAATAAAGATAGTaggatgagattttttttttaacgtaaAAAGAGATTTTATTGAATAGAACATGAATGTACACAAGTGCAGAGGTATTTGCTACACAAAAGTACGACTAAAACCAATTAAGCTATACAATAGTACTGCTACAATGAACTAAACTCCGATTATGCTATCaacatttaagaaaaatctcTTGGGGAAATCCCAACTAAAACAAAATAACTAGTTGTCTCTTGTACTCAATACATTCCTCCATTATGCCACATAATAGCGAATCTCCTTCCATATATAATATACAACTGCCTCTAGTGCCAACTTTTTTACTGTGTTTATAAAACATTCTTTCTTCCAATGACAACTGAGCCATTTAACTTCAGTATTCCATTCATAAGTTCCGCGTATTGCAAGCAGCATTGCTGTATTCTTGACCAAATATAAGTTGCATACTCACATTAAAAAAAGAGATGATTACAAGATTCATTTCCAGTATAGCATAATACATATCTCATTTCAGACATAATGCCCCACTTAACCAACCTGTCCTTTGTGCTTAATTTGTTCTTACACAACAACTACAAGATAAATGAATGTTTCGGATATATTTTTTGAAGCACACAAGATGATGCCAATAGACCTCAGTAGCGAAATGGTTCAACACTTCATTTGCAGATTTGACAGAGAACAAATCTAATTTACTGGGCAGCTATTTCACTATATTTGACATTCCCTCGCTTAGTAACTATCCAGAAGGAAAAAATTGTGCAAAATCATCAACTTCAACAGGTCTCCTCCTACCAGCAGGGATCTTCCACTCTCTATTTTCAATGATAGAAAAAACCTTAGCTTGTGGCGTACTTCCAAACTATCGCACCATATTGGGTCCATAAGCTGTGAAGCATGGCCCTCTATGGTgccaattatcataccaaagaAGTATTTTCTCCACTTTTGATCACTGAGACAATAAAAGGCTGTATAATAGATCTGATTTGAAGGAGTTTATGCCAAACCCAAGAACAAAATTGAGGCAATGAAATAGACCAGAAACATTTATTTTTGAGTTTCACAATGTGAACCCAAGCAATCCAAAGAGAATCCTTTTCAAGTGTTATGTGCCAGATACATTTAAACAATAAAGCCTTATTCCAATTAGTCAAATTAGGTAATCCATGTTCTCCTTGTTTGATAGTAGGATGAGATTGTTGGTGTGTTAGTTACTCATTGTCAATGTTTGGATTTACTTCTGGTCTAGATTGAACCAGAAGATGTTCTCTTTCTATTTAATCAGTATAGGCCAAATCTTGGTAATTTCTATATTTCTTGGTTCACATAAATGTTGTATTGAGTTCGATACCCATGATACGAGACTGACCTGCTGGAGTAATGATGGATTGTAGATTATTTGTGATCCAAGATCATCCAAAAAGCAAACTGAAACAACCTTAGTggcccaaaatttttttaaaaaataataaaacgaGGTTGCAAATTTTCAGATAATAAAACAGAAATGCTGAAATTTGCTACTTCTCAGTCGAACAAGATTGTTAATTAACCTTAGAAGCCCATAATGCAAATTGCCAATTTTTTGAAACCCATTCTTTCTATGAACTTTTCCTAACTTGTACTCGCTCTTCCAAACTTGGATTACCAATTCAAATTTGCGGTCTAAATTCCATCCCAGGTAGAACACATGTACTTATTATTTACTTGGTAGATTTTTTGTTGAGGAATCTGAGTTTCTAAGAAGTGAATTTAGTTGAGAAGGCAAACCAACCAATGCTTCTTCAAACTTGTCCAACTACATCTGACGATTCTGACCAACCATTGCTTCCTATAAAAAGCATCATCTACCCGCTCATCCCCTACGGAATCAATACAAAACAAATTAATCCCCTACGGATTCAATTTGAAGCTTCTACCTTCTGCATTAATCAAACAAGTGCTCAAAATGACTACTTCTTCCAATGTCTGCTTCTTTCTGTCTTTGCTCATTGCTTTATCATTTTCGAGCATCCAAGAAAGCCAGGCGGCTCGCCAACTATTGCAAACTTCCCCACCAGTGATACCAGCAATACCAACATTGCCTCGTACAACCCTGCCAAATTTGCCTACCACATTGCCACCATTATCAAGTATTCCTTTGCCAACATTACCGACAAATCTTCCACCTTTGCCAAAGCCCACATTGCCAACTATGCCCACAGTTCCTAAGGTGGCCCTCCCTCCCATTCCAGCTGCAACTTCATTGCCAAACATTCCATCCACAATTCCTTCTATCCCAACTAATATCCCAACGTCATTTCCTTCAATTCCTTTCTTCTCTCCACCGCCATCCAACTAGACCATTTTAGACATGAACACGATTCAGTGTTTGAATTTGCATATTTGTCGTTCCTTCAGATTGCTTATCGATACGatttcttgtacttgaaatTTTTACAGTTTCATTAGTCCGTCTAGCTAGGGATCTTATGAAGTAGACGGAGTTTGGATTTCATGTATTGTGCCTTGGAGATTGTATTCGGATTGTTTATGTTATGAATTATGATGAGCTCTCTGACACTATGAACGAGCACTTTTTTACGTATGTTTGTTTCTTTTGCCAACTCTAAACATAACTTTAAGTCATAGATATGAATGTGGGAGACAAAAGTTTTTAGTTTTGAGTTTTGGGATCTATAGCAACCGTTATACCAGAATACATCTACGCTTAAAATGGTgtactcccaaaaaaaaaaaaaagaaagaagttttGGGATGGGCATAATGAAGAGTTTCAATATGTAAGTTCTATCATCTGCACAAATAAATTGGAAACTCATGATGTGTTAATGTACAGACATTTGGGAAAATGTTGCGgaatttgtgtttttttttatttgaaagaatGAAAATTCTATCCAATAAAGACTACATTcacttcacaaaaaaaaaaaaaaaaaaaacaaagattagATTCACCAGCTGTCTAAACTttcaacttaaaaaaaattaaaagtctTTGATGATTAATTACCTTATTAAGTCTCTCTTGCCAATAAAATCTTGATTTAGTAGTGAAACAACACTACTAAACCACTTGCATTAAGAGCTGAATTCATCCGAACAACCCAAAAGATTCGttttaaagagataaataacatattttgcaaaaaaaaaaaaaaaaaaagtgatgccATAGCAAAAGTGTGAAAAATAAAGGGGTTACACGAACACCCTCCATCAGAAAATTATTACACGAATGAAATCTAGGTATGAATCAGTGATTCATAAGAAATGTGAGATAACTTTCAACAGTTAGAATATCCAATTAAAATTTCATTAATAGTTGATAAAAGACTTGTTAAAAAGTCCTGGAAAAACCTATTTATAAACTATAAAAGTTTAAcctaaaaagaaaacaaaacacacGAAAaactctaaaacaactaaaagatGCGTTGCAGCCGTGATGACCCTTCAGATATATTTAGTAACActagattttttgtttttttttttggggtaggTTCGGGTAACATGATTTTGCTTCTTAGCTAGAAGTGACGGGTTCAAAtctatattcaaaaaaaaaaaaaaaaaaggactggTAAAAAGGCTTTTCATCTGACGATTTTTTATGGGATTTAATTGCAGTATTGTCATCGCCAATGGTTCAAGGGATGGACGTGAAAATGGCCACAATTATCTCAAGAAAATTACTTCAGACTGAATGCGAAGTTCCCCTGCAGACGATTGAACATGCAGTAATCACTCTTGTTGTTGACAACCCAATATgcgaagatgatgatgattgtGATGCagtattccaaaaaaaaaaaaaaaagtatgccAGCAGGTGTAGCCTCAAACCCTGAAGTGATTGTTCGAGATAATTCATGGTTGGAACTTGGAATCGAAACGCGAGATCTGCTTTCTCTACATGAAAAATCTAAATAAAATCCTCAATTTCGACATAGTTCAGATAAATGTTTGATAAGTCAATTGTTGTACTTTGCATCTTGTGACCAAGTCTGTAATGCAAATAATAGGAAATAAACCAAAGTGCATTGCAGTACAAGGGCTGCTCATGTCTGTTTGTAGTTTAATTTGAATATTTCGTGCAAGTTATATGTACGTTCTCGACATTATTTGCATGGAATGTCGCTCATGCTTTAATTTGACCTTTAATCCCtttcatttttattacttgCAGTAGTATTAATACAAGGACTTTTACTTCGACTAAATAATAGGAGATCGATTAGTATGAAATGAGAAGCTCTCAAGATACAGAGGGATACTTATGTTTTGATGCCATGAAATGTACCCCTACCTCTTTTTAAATTCCAACCTTCccttattattaaaaaaaaaatttaaaaaaatagaaaagtaagctgttttttttttaagaggaCAACTTCACATCACAAATACAGTTGAActactctttctttttttttttttttttccttctcctcgTCAAGTGTTGGCCTCAGTATCGCTGCTGTTGGATTGGATTTTTCTCTCAAGTTTCTCTCCTGTATTGACCTTACCCCATTTCAGACTCTGTGGGGGAATTCTTAATAACCAAGTGTACACTTGCACACCATAAACTGTTGGTAGTTCATCAGCATTCTAATTCCAAACTAATTCCAAGTTTAGTTGAGAAAGGCCAACTAAACCTAATTCTACTAATCCAACTACATTCGATCAAACACTTTCACCTCTATGGCTATCTATAAATAAGAGTCAAGAAACAATATgcgagtccctcaactcgaaaCCAGAAAAATACCCATCTTGTACTTGCCGTAACACTTAAAAAAGTGTTTGCTAATTTCTGAATTTCAATACAGGATCATTTACCAATGGCTACATCTTCCAAAGTTTGCTTTGTTCTGTCCTTGATCCTAGCTCTATCATTTTCAAGCATCAAGGTTTCTAACGCAGCTCGCTACCTTCTGCAGACGACGCCAGGAATACCTACAATGCCATCGTTGCCCAAGTTGCCTCCATTGCCTACCATGCCAAGCTTCCCTACAGCCACATTGCCACCAATGCCAGCTACCCCTTTGCCCACATTACCCACAAATCTTCCATCACTGCCAAAGCCCACATTTCCGCCATTGCCAAGCACTCAGCTTCCAACTTTGCCTACCATCCCTTCCATTCCCTCTATTCCTACTACAATTCCTACTTTACCTTTCCCCTCACCACCACCATCAAGCTAGACATTGAAAACGAAGCACTTGGATTATTTATCATCATCTCTTTACTGGGAAGTCTGGAAATCCATGAAGATTATcgatcatttctttttttttttttttttggtggctcCAGCCATATTCGTATGTTACTCGTACTATGATTGCGGCGTTGTATCTTTGTTACTCATACTATGATTGTATTATTGGATATCTGTTACTCATACTATGATCGTATTATTTGAAACCTTTCTTTCACGGGGTCTGAGTATCTGGTTAAGATTTGACCGACAGCCATCAGAAATCTAATCTCAACAACATAAAAGCGGTTCTTTGGTTACATTCTTTGAATTAATTGCTTTTTTTTCTGAAAGACGAAAATAAAATGCAAATCTAAGGCTGTGAACGAAAACACTAAGGACTACTATCACCGACAACTGTGTACTGGGGCAGTAGCAATTCAGTCCCTTTTACAATCCAAGCATTCAGGTGCAACATACTTGTCTAGATTGAAATCAGGCTTCATGTGAAAGTTGATGGAACTTCATCTTGGAGACcccaaaaaagagagagagagagagagagatagacaAGCAAAACATGAGAGGAATATTACTTTTCATGCACTTTTGTAGTCTGGATGTAAATCTTGTCATCACATCTTTGATAAATATGCTGTTTATATCACAATAGTGAATTGAAAtagattaaaattttttatgttttttggtttaaatgAGAATTTTGTTCACCAGTTAATATACACAAGCTGTGTGTTCAAGCAATGACGAGTTTGGGTCCTCTTAATTGTTGTAACTTCTAGAGCTGTTTGGTCGTAGTTGTGCAAGCAACTCATTAACATAAAATAACTATGTTGACCACTTCAACGATTTTTATATAATTCATTAGGATATGGTACATGTATGTATTGTGTGATTTGATATTATTATCACAGTCGATTTTTGTACTTTTTACATAATATGATATGGTATGCATTTACACAAGTTATTGCACTGAATTTCTTACGAGATGGAGTGCAAAAGAACAAAACgtacagaaaaaataaaatatggcTCACATGTACAATCACATGATGTAAACTTGCATCAAAAAATTATGTAACAAATACAGTAGTATAGAACTGCACCTACCGCAATGGTACTTGCATCATTTCCATTTTATCTGCATCAGAAAGGAGCTACAAAAAAATGCTAAACTATTATTAGCAAGTTTCGCAACTCATCCAAAGAAATCCAAACGGATGTACATCATCCTTTGAATTTTTGGTCTTAACTTTCCCATTATGGTATGTGTGTGTTTGAAAAGTAAAAGCCGAAAACAAGAGGGGACTTTGAAGCAGCTGACGAGTTCCACGCATGCAGTTGCTAAGAAAACCCCCCCAATGTAGTGTTACCATTGCGAAATCAGTTTCCAGGTGTACAGCACTTTTGCTACCTGTCACCATTTCAGCCCCTTCGCCATGAAATTTTTCCAAATCATATCTCAAAAACTCATCTAAAACCTGAGAAACCATAAGTCCAGATTGAGAAAATGCCAAGAACCCACCGCACTGCAATTTTCTACTGATAATCTAGACACCAACGTCATATTCTAATCAATGTATCAAGCTCTTCAAGCACATATCATGAAATCCTTCTGGTTTCCTTCACTATAAATAGAGCTTGAATGAACTAGTATTTTCCTAACATCTTCAGTATCTCTTTTGTAAGCCAGAAAGCACAGGAAAAATGAAGTCCAGAGCGTTTATTTTGGTTGCACTTCTATGTGCTCTATTTCTTCTCGTTTCTTCCACTATGGCTGTTGATACACCCAAGGATGGAACAAAGGGTAAGAAAATACTAGTACCAAGTAGCTATGCTTATGTTTTTGCAAGATTTCCATCGGTCATTAActtgattttcttatttttcaataGAAATATCATACGATCTCCGTAAATGAATAGTATGGATTATAGGATGAATTACAAATGTTTGCCTGGTTGACAATTATTGTTTGCAGAGGACAAGGCAAAGGAACCCGAACAATATGGAGGTCGGTGTCGTTATGGCTGCTGTGGTCGTCGGGGCCCCTATGGTTGTAGTAAGTGCTGCAGAACAGGTAATAGTTGCACCATTCAAAGAAACAGGATTTAAATGCGTGAACAGTATTTGTAACTTAAAAAGTTGTGTTGTCCATGTAGCTAATGAAGCTGAAGCAACCCAAGTAAACGCTGACATCAATGGCAATGAAGGCGGTGGACATGGTGGTGGCGGCGGCTATGGAGGTGGTGGCGGCGGACATGGTGGTGGCGGCGGCtatggaggtggtggtggtggcagCGGAGGTGGTCATGGTGGGGGAGGTGGTCATGGTGGTGGAGGTGGATATGGTGGGCACTGCAGGTACGGCTGTTGTGGTGGCTATGGCAAATATTGCAGGTGCTGCTACAACCCTGAAGAAGCTCAAGCTTTTGTACAAAATGAGAACTGAGCCAAGCCATAAATCAAGGAAACTTCCATGTACAAGTTTGCGTGAATAACTACATGGTTGAATGTTGATCttatgacaaaaataaaatacttaGTACATGTGCTTCTGTGCTTAGCACATATGTAAGGAATAAAAAGTTTCAGTCATCATTTGATGATGTGAATTTCAACAAGTGTCCTTCAATCCCATgcctggatttttttttttttttttttttttttaaatttgacatCTGCTACTTGTCATGTTTGTCTTTGCTCTTAATATTTGCACTTGAATGCTCCAGTCAAAATTTAAgtaaatttgtgaaataaataaaaatagcaACACCAGACCAATCATTCATGATAGAAGTAGGAAGTAGGAAG
The genomic region above belongs to Coffea arabica cultivar ET-39 chromosome 7c, Coffea Arabica ET-39 HiFi, whole genome shotgun sequence and contains:
- the LOC113698055 gene encoding uncharacterized protein, producing the protein MKSRAFILVALLCALFLLVSSTMAVDTPKDGTKEDKAKEPEQYGGRCRYGCCGRRGPYGCSKCCRTANEAEATQVNADINGNEGGGHGGGGGYGGGGGGHGGGGGYGGGGGGSGGGHGGGGGHGGGGGYGGHCRYGCCGGYGKYCRCCYNPEEAQAFVQNEN